A single genomic interval of Bacillus sp. es.036 harbors:
- a CDS encoding PAS domain-containing sensor histidine kinase — protein MSYEKYYGRIPLPLFVVDLEGAVIYCNEEGKKILPKHDDKESYRIDQIWMIEHSARQFMNELNCSSIENSVEVTFTSVLDEEAHLIEISYLEENLMLFVCIKTLTSNHEENMKQELSELHFKHDFLIAENPDGIIFVDQDGHITDINQSLQFMIGYERCEIIHTYEQNISFQELKRIKYYTNKALRGKAQVYETSITHKNGDLIYIEVKTIPIKIHQSYIGAYNILKDITAYKSAQQEAFKQEELLRSLINSMPEFVVYQDHDGQILEMNQYAKKLFNLEGQDVVGKTFAEIGSAKWDAIPLLKEAFPSELTKDNASNIQFEHQLLHNGEERTFDIVKATGPLGEGERGYLISIGRDSTHRKKVEEDLIETKELLESIFSNSADGISVITLNGEVLKTNLAFQRLYGYSEEEMPRQMIELYPDGNRDEAKSICDTVTSGKEIIGYEAVRKHKDGRLLEVSVTYSPLRDQEGNVLAISAFTRYIGDRKRTEELLIRSEKLSVIGQLAAAVAHEVRNPLTAVKGFIQLYKGKIDGKIHELMLSEMNRIENIISEFLSLAKPQAVTYQQANVTTLICDTLSIMNSQARINNVCIKKDLQEALDLVECEVNQIKQVLINLIKNGIESMPDGGELTIQTSQEGETFRIAISDQGVGISKERLKHLGDPFFSNKEAGTGLGLVVCYKIVHEHGGRIEFDSELGVGTTVSVLLPLKPLKVPVTTRDL, from the coding sequence GTGAGTTATGAAAAATATTATGGTAGAATTCCCCTCCCGTTATTCGTAGTAGATTTAGAGGGCGCTGTGATTTACTGTAACGAAGAAGGGAAAAAGATTCTTCCGAAACATGATGATAAAGAAAGTTATCGTATTGATCAGATATGGATGATTGAACATTCTGCTCGACAATTTATGAATGAACTCAATTGTTCTTCAATAGAAAACTCGGTCGAAGTCACCTTCACTTCGGTTTTGGACGAGGAAGCGCATCTTATTGAAATTTCCTATTTGGAAGAAAATCTTATGCTTTTCGTTTGTATCAAAACATTAACCTCGAATCATGAAGAAAATATGAAGCAAGAGTTGAGTGAACTACACTTTAAACATGATTTTCTAATTGCTGAAAACCCGGACGGTATTATTTTTGTTGACCAGGATGGACATATTACCGATATTAATCAATCTCTTCAATTTATGATTGGTTATGAAAGATGTGAAATCATCCATACATATGAACAGAATATTTCATTTCAAGAATTAAAAAGAATAAAATATTATACGAACAAAGCATTACGAGGAAAAGCACAAGTCTATGAAACAAGCATTACTCATAAAAATGGGGATCTAATCTATATCGAAGTTAAAACGATTCCAATTAAAATTCATCAGTCGTACATCGGTGCCTATAACATTTTAAAAGATATTACTGCTTACAAATCGGCACAGCAAGAAGCGTTTAAACAAGAAGAACTTCTTCGTTCTCTCATCAACTCTATGCCGGAATTTGTTGTTTATCAAGATCATGATGGCCAGATACTAGAGATGAACCAATATGCGAAGAAACTTTTTAACTTAGAAGGACAGGATGTAGTAGGCAAAACGTTTGCTGAAATTGGGAGTGCGAAGTGGGATGCGATTCCCCTTTTAAAAGAGGCGTTTCCTTCTGAGCTGACAAAGGACAATGCATCTAATATTCAATTCGAACATCAGCTTTTACATAATGGAGAAGAACGAACGTTTGATATTGTCAAAGCAACCGGTCCTTTAGGCGAAGGAGAACGAGGTTATCTGATTTCGATTGGTCGGGATAGCACACATCGGAAGAAGGTAGAAGAAGATTTAATTGAAACGAAAGAGCTTTTGGAGTCAATTTTTTCAAATAGTGCAGACGGAATTTCTGTAATTACCTTAAATGGAGAAGTGTTAAAAACGAATTTGGCATTTCAACGACTTTATGGGTATTCTGAAGAGGAAATGCCCCGTCAAATGATTGAGCTCTATCCTGATGGAAATCGCGATGAAGCAAAGTCTATTTGTGATACGGTGACAAGTGGCAAAGAGATCATTGGTTATGAAGCCGTTCGAAAGCATAAAGATGGCAGGTTATTGGAGGTTAGCGTAACGTACTCTCCGCTTAGAGATCAGGAGGGAAATGTACTCGCGATCTCAGCGTTTACGCGGTATATCGGTGATCGAAAACGAACAGAAGAGTTGTTGATTCGTTCCGAAAAGCTTTCGGTTATTGGACAACTCGCAGCCGCAGTGGCCCATGAGGTTCGGAATCCATTAACGGCAGTGAAAGGATTTATTCAACTATACAAAGGGAAAATTGATGGGAAGATTCACGAGTTGATGCTGTCTGAGATGAATCGAATCGAGAACATCATTTCAGAGTTTTTATCCCTTGCAAAGCCTCAAGCTGTCACCTATCAGCAGGCAAATGTCACAACACTTATTTGTGATACGTTATCGATTATGAACTCGCAAGCGCGTATAAACAATGTATGTATTAAGAAAGACCTTCAAGAAGCACTTGATCTTGTGGAGTGTGAAGTGAATCAAATCAAACAGGTCTTAATTAATCTGATTAAAAATGGAATTGAATCGATGCCTGATGGAGGAGAGTTAACGATTCAAACGAGTCAAGAAGGCGAGACATTTCGGATAGCTATCTCCGATCAGGGTGTAGGCATTTCGAAAGAACGTCTAAAACATCTAGGTGATCCCTTCTTCTCGAATAAGGAAGCTGGCACAGGATTAGGATTAGTGGTTTGCTATAAAATCGTTCACGAGCACGGTGGACGGATTGAGTTCGATAGTGAACTAGGAGTGGGAACAACTGTTAGTGTGTTGTTGCCTTTAAAGCCTTTAAAGGTGCCTGTCACCACCCGGGATTTGTAA
- a CDS encoding DUF6241 domain-containing protein, translating to MPSIKTILISILSIVLLTLGLGYWFISDMNTSLLEEKDVSEASDEGSDEAAEGIDQERYIDEGSNSTANEDIPSEKHFMNTLHGMTHQKVYAEEKWTLVEMTDARIADMLAILDQVEGTGEYEHYDLYEQALMKWKNGNFENAVYVHNELWSLKNGSIGKASRLLSADEEQAFVEEHY from the coding sequence ATGCCATCTATTAAAACAATACTCATTTCAATCCTATCCATTGTCCTTTTAACTCTTGGGCTTGGCTATTGGTTTATCTCAGATATGAATACGAGTTTACTAGAAGAAAAAGACGTAAGTGAAGCGTCCGATGAGGGCTCAGATGAGGCGGCAGAGGGAATTGATCAGGAACGCTATATTGATGAGGGGTCAAATTCCACAGCGAATGAGGATATTCCGAGTGAGAAACATTTTATGAACACGCTTCACGGAATGACGCATCAAAAAGTTTATGCAGAAGAGAAATGGACGCTCGTTGAAATGACCGATGCGCGTATTGCCGACATGCTTGCCATTCTGGATCAAGTCGAAGGTACGGGAGAGTATGAACATTACGATTTATATGAGCAAGCGTTAATGAAATGGAAAAACGGAAATTTTGAAAACGCAGTTTACGTTCATAACGAGCTCTGGAGCTTGAAAAACGGATCAATTGGAAAGGCGAGTCGGTTATTGTCTGCAGATGAAGAGCAGGCATTTGTTGAGGAGCACTACTAA
- a CDS encoding DUF6241 domain-containing protein, which yields MEDKLKNLRKDMNETVLKKGEVSEEEKERIYYKVIKNSETKKKTNRLVPVLSIVSCFILLVLFSAYGYSNYVMKSNISVKGSNEKKTGMSEVIDPEKSETLDGERLPLFPSEKEPTHNPESIPTELQFMNYIHGMTHQKVQAEEKWSLYEMNDKNISNLLNTLEKIKDQQTYEHYDFYYETLIQWKKGNFENAVDVHNKIWRWSGGSTGKATRLLTDEEEQEFISQYYK from the coding sequence ATGGAGGACAAGCTGAAAAATCTTCGTAAGGATATGAATGAGACGGTTTTGAAGAAGGGTGAGGTGAGTGAGGAGGAGAAGGAGCGGATTTATTATAAGGTAATTAAAAATAGTGAAACTAAGAAAAAGACAAATCGACTGGTACCAGTCCTATCTATCGTCTCTTGCTTTATTCTGCTTGTTCTCTTCTCTGCCTATGGGTATTCAAATTATGTCATGAAAAGCAATATTAGTGTTAAGGGAAGCAACGAAAAGAAGACTGGAATGAGTGAAGTTATTGATCCTGAAAAAAGTGAAACACTTGACGGAGAACGGTTGCCGTTGTTTCCATCAGAAAAAGAACCAACTCACAATCCTGAGTCAATTCCAACAGAATTGCAGTTCATGAATTATATTCACGGGATGACCCATCAAAAAGTACAGGCTGAAGAAAAGTGGAGCCTTTATGAAATGAATGATAAGAACATCTCCAATTTGTTGAATACTTTAGAAAAAATCAAGGATCAGCAAACTTATGAACATTATGATTTCTATTACGAGACACTAATTCAATGGAAGAAAGGAAATTTCGAAAACGCTGTAGATGTACACAACAAAATCTGGAGATGGAGTGGCGGATCAACTGGAAAAGCAACAAGGTTGTTGACTGATGAAGAGGAACAAGAATTTATATCACAGTATTATAAGTAA
- a CDS encoding sigma-70 family RNA polymerase sigma factor, which translates to MGEKIRENEFERNELIRELIDDFAEPIKRLAFTYVKNWTVADDITQEVFISCFKNIDRFRGDSSYKTWLFKITVNRCKDYLKSKWFRSMIPFRGDENLKVGTGLDEILVQKSEGQEISQKVLSLSVKYREVIILFYYEDLSLQEIEELTGIKTETIKTRLRRAKLQLRELYKEVE; encoded by the coding sequence TTGGGGGAGAAAATTAGAGAGAATGAGTTTGAAAGAAATGAATTAATCAGGGAGTTGATCGATGATTTTGCAGAGCCGATCAAGCGCCTTGCTTTTACATATGTGAAAAATTGGACGGTGGCTGATGACATTACCCAGGAAGTATTTATTTCTTGTTTTAAAAACATCGACCGTTTTAGGGGAGACAGCAGTTATAAAACTTGGTTATTTAAAATTACCGTCAATCGGTGCAAAGATTATTTGAAGAGTAAGTGGTTCAGGTCGATGATTCCTTTTCGCGGGGACGAAAATTTGAAGGTAGGCACTGGACTTGATGAGATTCTCGTGCAAAAAAGCGAAGGGCAAGAGATTTCCCAGAAGGTGCTTTCGCTATCAGTAAAATATCGAGAAGTGATCATTTTATTTTATTATGAAGATTTAAGTCTTCAAGAAATAGAAGAGCTAACAGGGATTAAAACAGAGACGATCAAAACGAGATTAAGGCGTGCTAAATTGCAACTTCGTGAGCTTTATAAGGAGGTTGAGTAG
- a CDS encoding glycosyl hydrolase family 18 protein, which produces MAVHTVVSGDNLWRISLAYGVPISIIQKVNGLVSDRLVLGLNLYIPDQALPERFYQLKQGDTFWNLSQQYKTSVQAIVEANPALNPTALLVGARIRIPTMQKYQMETLVFFDAIEGSPYVETLNNLSDSITYLAVFTYSFTEEGELLPINDDAILKQAKALDIKPLLVISNYDVQMFSAELADSVLQNKERRATLVQNLVRTVKEKGYAGVSVDFEFVPPERRSDFTSFLKELKKELGNLTLQLNAHAKSSDLPTNRLVGFLDYRAVGEIVDIVSVMTIDYGYAIGPPDPIAPVWWVEEMLMYATSQINHRKVMMAMSLYGYDWSLPAQEKPAEMISVQNAQNRAINGWLPIQYNEIAQAPTYSYNLSGKEHVVWFEDIQSIKEKYKQMQAYDLLGATYWRLRFPFPQNWAYVEKNMQVLKG; this is translated from the coding sequence ATGGCGGTTCATACGGTGGTAAGTGGGGATAATCTCTGGCGTATTTCATTGGCCTATGGTGTGCCGATTTCAATAATACAGAAGGTGAACGGACTTGTGTCTGATCGACTTGTTCTAGGATTAAACCTGTATATCCCGGATCAGGCTCTACCTGAACGATTTTATCAGCTTAAACAGGGCGACACGTTTTGGAATCTCTCTCAACAGTATAAGACTTCCGTTCAAGCAATTGTTGAAGCTAACCCGGCGTTGAATCCGACGGCTCTCCTGGTCGGCGCGAGAATTAGGATTCCAACTATGCAAAAATATCAGATGGAAACGCTCGTCTTTTTTGATGCGATTGAAGGTTCTCCTTATGTAGAAACATTGAACAACCTGAGCGATTCGATTACTTATTTAGCAGTGTTCACGTATTCTTTTACGGAAGAAGGAGAGCTACTTCCAATCAATGATGACGCGATTTTAAAACAAGCAAAAGCGCTGGACATCAAGCCTCTACTAGTTATCAGTAATTATGACGTTCAAATGTTCAGTGCTGAGTTAGCTGATAGTGTGCTTCAAAATAAGGAAAGAAGAGCAACGCTCGTTCAAAATCTCGTAAGAACAGTAAAGGAAAAAGGATATGCAGGGGTTAGCGTTGATTTCGAATTTGTGCCACCAGAGAGGCGAAGTGATTTTACGTCATTTTTAAAAGAGCTAAAGAAGGAGCTTGGCAATCTGACGCTCCAACTTAATGCGCACGCGAAAAGCAGCGATTTGCCAACAAATCGACTGGTTGGCTTTCTAGATTATCGAGCCGTAGGTGAGATCGTGGACATCGTTTCGGTGATGACGATTGACTATGGCTATGCGATTGGTCCACCGGATCCGATTGCCCCCGTCTGGTGGGTGGAAGAGATGTTAATGTATGCGACGAGTCAGATAAACCATCGCAAAGTAATGATGGCAATGAGTCTTTACGGCTATGATTGGTCACTGCCAGCGCAGGAGAAGCCAGCTGAAATGATTTCGGTGCAAAATGCGCAAAATCGTGCGATTAACGGGTGGCTTCCTATTCAATACAACGAGATAGCCCAAGCGCCAACTTACAGCTATAACTTGAGCGGTAAGGAACACGTGGTGTGGTTTGAAGACATTCAAAGCATCAAGGAGAAATACAAACAAATGCAAGCCTATGATTTGCTGGGGGCTACTTATTGGCGATTGCGGTTTCCGTTTCCGCAGAACTGGGCGTATGTGGAGAAGAACATGCAGGTTTTGAAAGGTTAA
- a CDS encoding pullulanase, with protein MLNASRLMKLLTVMLMVLGVFATPQYSKAETSVSDEAAIPEDHIRVHYQRADDNYEGWGLHLWNADDENPAIDYRVDWGNPVAFEQETSYGMYVDVPVNEITNGLNFIVHKGDQKDTSDDRTFPTSGEREFWLVQGQEEVYLEEPELSTQISSATITAQNEITGLLNRKPESLTVDDVKVIDGDGKRVEVEKLESEGQKFVLTMGSELDLTQAYKVVYNEKEQQALVDWKLVDKEFVYDGNDLGVTLHDNGEATIKFWSPPASSVSVLLYDKDDQSKLIKKDLAMTKDEKGVWEVKLDQSNTGIDDLTGYYYQFEIDVYGETAIGLDPYAKSMAASTDDDEDTVGKAAIINPATIGPKLDFASIPGFEKREDAIIWEAHVRDFTSDPDLESELDAQFGTFSSFAEKLDYLKELGVTHVQLLPVMKYYFGDELENDERELDYSSEGNNYNWGYDPHSYFSPSGMYSERPEDPEARIAELKALINEIHKRDMGVVLDVVYNHTALVSIFEDLMPGYYHFMDEEGNPKTGYGGGKLGTTHEMTRKMMIDSITYWVDEFKVDGFRFDLMGDLDAESVQIAYDEAKKLNPNLIMLGEGWRTFVGDGNDENEVMPADQDWMDHTDSASVFSDEIRNELKSGFGSEGEPRFLTGGARDIETIFNNIKGQPGNFVADDPGDVVQYIAAHDNLTLHDVIAQSIKKDPADHEEEIQERIRLGNAMIMTSQGVSFLHAGQEYGRTKQWKGEGKPEAKETYMVDEDGEPFEHPYFIHDSYDSTDAINMFDWSAVTEDGIQKETMTYTSGLIDLRKSTDAFRLGTKELVDANVQLVDAPEMKDTDLTIGYKNVSTDKTGTYYVFVNADDEKRTLTLEEDITKGQVLVDDDEAGVKKVSDPSGYELTKNSIQLDPLTTVIVKVDSEKVVDKRLSGKDRYETAIEISKEGWEQADTVVITRGDGFADALAGAPLAYKYDAPILLTESHTMNRDIQKEIKRLGASKAIVLGGNSAISSYVNYQLKGLGLKVERISGEDRFETAANIAARLDGDPKKAIVANGLSFPDALAIAPYAAKNGYPILLTEKDELPNDTKHVLEGFDDSIVVGGKAVVTEEVMDQLPGADRIGGADRFETAANVALLNESSNTAFVSTGMEFADALAGSVLAAKRDAVSLLVMSDEVPAATEKVYDELGINQLYVLGGESAVSEKVKKQLLEK; from the coding sequence ATGTTGAATGCAAGTCGATTAATGAAATTGCTCACTGTCATGTTAATGGTCTTAGGAGTATTTGCTACGCCACAGTACTCGAAAGCAGAGACATCTGTATCAGATGAGGCAGCCATACCTGAAGATCATATTCGTGTGCATTACCAGCGAGCCGATGATAACTATGAGGGATGGGGATTGCATTTATGGAATGCGGATGATGAAAATCCTGCAATTGACTATAGAGTTGATTGGGGAAATCCCGTCGCATTTGAACAGGAAACAAGCTATGGGATGTACGTTGATGTTCCAGTCAATGAAATTACGAATGGCTTGAATTTTATTGTACATAAAGGTGATCAAAAAGATACGTCTGATGATCGAACTTTCCCCACTTCTGGTGAGAGAGAATTTTGGTTAGTTCAAGGACAGGAAGAAGTTTATTTAGAAGAACCTGAATTGAGCACTCAGATTTCAAGTGCAACCATTACAGCCCAAAATGAGATTACTGGATTGCTGAATCGTAAGCCTGAAAGCCTAACCGTAGACGATGTAAAAGTGATTGACGGAGATGGAAAGCGTGTTGAGGTTGAAAAGCTTGAAAGTGAGGGGCAGAAGTTTGTTCTTACTATGGGTTCTGAACTCGATCTAACGCAAGCTTATAAAGTCGTTTACAACGAAAAAGAACAGCAGGCTCTAGTTGATTGGAAACTGGTAGATAAAGAGTTTGTTTATGATGGAAATGATCTTGGTGTCACGCTCCATGATAATGGGGAGGCGACGATTAAATTCTGGTCACCACCAGCAAGTTCTGTTTCTGTGCTTCTATATGACAAAGACGATCAGTCAAAATTAATCAAGAAAGATCTTGCGATGACGAAGGACGAGAAAGGTGTTTGGGAGGTTAAGCTTGATCAGTCGAACACTGGAATTGACGATTTAACAGGCTATTATTATCAGTTTGAGATCGATGTTTATGGTGAGACAGCGATTGGACTTGATCCTTATGCGAAATCGATGGCTGCTTCCACAGACGATGATGAAGATACCGTTGGAAAAGCGGCGATTATTAATCCTGCAACAATTGGTCCGAAGCTTGATTTTGCTTCCATTCCAGGATTTGAGAAGCGGGAAGATGCGATTATTTGGGAAGCGCACGTGAGAGATTTTACATCTGACCCAGATCTTGAATCTGAACTTGATGCTCAGTTTGGCACATTTAGCTCTTTTGCTGAAAAGCTGGATTACTTGAAAGAGCTTGGTGTTACGCACGTTCAGCTACTTCCAGTGATGAAGTATTACTTTGGAGATGAGCTCGAAAACGACGAGAGAGAACTTGACTACTCTTCTGAAGGAAACAACTATAACTGGGGATATGACCCGCATAGTTATTTTTCTCCATCAGGCATGTATTCCGAGCGTCCAGAGGATCCAGAAGCGCGCATTGCTGAATTAAAAGCGCTTATTAATGAAATTCATAAGCGTGATATGGGTGTTGTGCTTGATGTTGTGTATAACCACACGGCGCTCGTTAGCATTTTTGAAGATTTGATGCCTGGCTATTATCATTTCATGGATGAAGAAGGCAATCCGAAAACCGGATATGGCGGTGGAAAGCTTGGCACAACACATGAAATGACGAGAAAAATGATGATCGATTCAATCACGTACTGGGTAGATGAATTTAAAGTGGATGGTTTTCGCTTTGATTTGATGGGTGACCTTGATGCTGAAAGTGTTCAAATCGCTTACGATGAAGCGAAAAAATTGAATCCGAATTTAATTATGCTTGGCGAAGGGTGGAGAACGTTCGTTGGGGATGGAAACGATGAAAATGAAGTGATGCCAGCTGATCAGGATTGGATGGACCATACGGACAGCGCAAGCGTCTTTTCAGATGAAATTCGTAACGAATTAAAATCAGGCTTCGGAAGTGAAGGCGAACCCCGTTTCTTAACCGGCGGTGCCCGCGATATCGAGACAATTTTTAATAACATTAAAGGACAGCCAGGGAATTTTGTAGCTGATGATCCTGGTGACGTGGTCCAATATATTGCAGCACACGATAACTTAACGCTTCATGATGTCATTGCGCAGTCGATTAAGAAAGACCCTGCTGATCATGAGGAAGAAATTCAGGAGCGGATCCGTCTTGGGAATGCAATGATTATGACGAGTCAGGGTGTATCTTTCTTACATGCAGGGCAGGAATACGGTCGAACGAAGCAGTGGAAAGGCGAAGGGAAGCCAGAAGCAAAAGAAACGTATATGGTAGATGAGGACGGCGAGCCGTTCGAGCATCCCTATTTTATTCACGATTCTTATGATTCCACTGACGCGATTAACATGTTTGACTGGAGCGCCGTAACAGAAGACGGCATTCAGAAGGAAACAATGACTTATACGAGTGGGTTAATCGACTTAAGAAAATCAACAGACGCTTTCCGACTTGGTACAAAAGAGTTAGTCGATGCGAATGTTCAACTAGTCGATGCGCCTGAGATGAAAGACACCGACTTAACAATTGGGTATAAAAACGTTTCAACAGATAAAACCGGCACGTACTACGTGTTTGTGAATGCTGATGACGAGAAAAGAACGCTAACGCTTGAAGAAGATATAACGAAAGGTCAAGTGCTTGTTGACGATGATGAAGCTGGTGTGAAGAAGGTTTCAGACCCTTCTGGATATGAGTTAACAAAGAATAGCATTCAGCTTGATCCATTAACGACTGTGATTGTAAAAGTCGATAGTGAAAAGGTAGTTGATAAGCGCCTTTCTGGTAAGGATCGTTATGAAACTGCCATCGAGATTTCAAAAGAAGGCTGGGAGCAGGCAGATACAGTGGTCATCACACGTGGCGATGGTTTTGCTGATGCACTTGCGGGAGCACCGCTTGCCTATAAATATGATGCCCCAATTCTACTGACAGAAAGTCATACTATGAATCGCGATATTCAGAAAGAGATTAAGAGACTTGGCGCCTCCAAAGCCATTGTTCTCGGGGGTAACAGCGCTATCTCAAGTTATGTGAACTATCAGTTGAAGGGTCTAGGATTGAAGGTAGAGCGTATTAGTGGAGAGGACCGTTTCGAAACGGCTGCGAATATCGCGGCTCGTCTCGATGGCGATCCTAAGAAAGCCATTGTCGCAAATGGACTTAGTTTTCCTGACGCACTTGCCATTGCGCCTTATGCGGCGAAAAATGGCTATCCTATTCTTTTAACAGAAAAAGATGAGTTACCAAACGATACAAAACACGTTCTAGAAGGCTTTGATGACAGTATCGTTGTAGGGGGCAAGGCAGTTGTGACAGAAGAAGTAATGGATCAACTTCCTGGTGCTGATCGAATTGGTGGAGCGGACCGATTTGAAACGGCTGCTAATGTCGCCTTATTAAATGAATCCTCAAATACGGCTTTCGTCTCCACAGGAATGGAGTTTGCCGATGCGCTAGCTGGTTCTGTTCTTGCAGCGAAACGTGATGCGGTGTCGTTGTTAGTGATGTCTGACGAAGTGCCTGCTGCTACTGAGAAAGTATATGATGAGTTAGGAATTAATCAGCTTTATGTGCTTGGTGGAGAGTCAGCGGTAAGTGAGAAAGTGAAGAAGCAGTTATTGGAGAAGTAG